One segment of Streptomyces bathyalis DNA contains the following:
- a CDS encoding pirin family protein, translating to MSSTETDPAEILCSPGGGAPAHVEVLTARDVPLGGPRAMTVRRTLPQRARTLIGAWCFADHYGPDDVAGTGGMDVAPHPHTGLQTVSWLFSGEIEHRDSLGTRALVRPGELNLMTGGHGISHSEVSTARTTVLHGVQLWVALPGEHRHADRDFRHHVPQPVRLDGGEARVFLGSLAGSVSPVPVFSPLLGAEVTLAPGALTSLAVDPGYEHGLLVDRGDVRTAGTVLRPHELGYLAPGNATLTLENTSDDAARLILLGGPPFEEEIVMWWNFVARSHEEILRAREAWENASDRFGDVEGYPGERLPAPAVPNTVLRPRRNPCRRA from the coding sequence GTGAGCAGCACGGAGACCGATCCGGCGGAGATTCTCTGCTCACCGGGCGGCGGCGCGCCCGCGCACGTGGAGGTGCTCACCGCACGGGACGTGCCGCTGGGCGGGCCGAGGGCGATGACGGTGCGGCGCACCCTGCCCCAGCGGGCCCGGACACTGATCGGCGCCTGGTGCTTCGCCGACCATTACGGGCCCGACGACGTCGCCGGAACGGGCGGAATGGACGTCGCCCCGCACCCTCACACGGGTCTGCAGACGGTGAGCTGGCTCTTCAGCGGCGAGATCGAACACCGGGACAGCCTCGGTACGCGCGCGCTCGTGCGCCCCGGCGAGCTGAACCTGATGACGGGCGGCCACGGCATCAGCCACTCGGAGGTCTCCACCGCCCGGACCACGGTGCTGCACGGCGTGCAGCTATGGGTGGCCCTTCCCGGCGAGCACCGGCACGCGGACCGCGACTTCCGGCACCACGTGCCGCAGCCCGTTCGGCTGGACGGCGGCGAGGCCAGGGTCTTCCTCGGCTCCCTCGCGGGCAGCGTCTCGCCCGTCCCCGTCTTCAGCCCCCTGCTGGGTGCCGAAGTGACTCTGGCTCCGGGCGCGTTGACCTCCCTCGCTGTCGATCCCGGCTACGAGCACGGACTTCTCGTGGACCGCGGCGACGTACGGACGGCCGGGACGGTGCTGCGCCCGCACGAACTCGGCTACCTGGCGCCCGGAAACGCGACGCTGACGCTGGAGAACACCTCGGACGACGCGGCCCGCCTGATCCTGCTAGGCGGCCCGCCGTTCGAGGAGGAGATCGTGATGTGGTGGAACTTCGTCGCCCGCAGCCACGAGGAGATCCTCCGGGCCCGCGAGGCGTGGGAGAACGCCTCCGACCGGTTCGGCGACGTCGAGGGTTATCCGGGGGAGCGGCTGCCGGCTCCCGCCGTACCGAACACCGTCCTCAGGCCGCGCCGGAACCCCTGCCGCCGCGCTTGA
- a CDS encoding ATP-binding protein, with protein sequence MSRTVPRPEDKLIELVEFLAPIPEAVPVARRHVAEVLRGWGLGALTETAVLLTCELVANAVKHGSSAPAPLTGRARQQIVLTVRHRGGLFIEVWDPGAKGLHPQVRNAAPHDEVGRGLHMVDTLSRAWGHYSPAYGGRTVWCELALPAGTEGERASAR encoded by the coding sequence GTGTCCCGCACGGTGCCCCGTCCCGAGGACAAGCTGATCGAACTGGTGGAATTCCTGGCGCCCATTCCTGAAGCGGTCCCCGTCGCCCGCCGTCATGTGGCGGAAGTGCTGAGGGGATGGGGCCTGGGCGCGCTGACAGAGACGGCCGTCTTACTCACGTGCGAACTGGTCGCCAATGCCGTCAAGCACGGGAGCTCGGCGCCCGCACCTCTGACCGGCCGCGCCCGGCAGCAGATCGTGCTGACAGTGCGCCACCGCGGCGGGCTGTTCATCGAGGTCTGGGATCCCGGGGCGAAGGGCCTGCACCCTCAGGTACGCAATGCTGCCCCTCACGACGAGGTCGGGCGCGGGCTCCACATGGTCGACACCCTGAGTCGCGCCTGGGGCCACTACTCGCCCGCGTACGGCGGCAGAACCGTCTGGTGCGAACTCGCACTCCCGGCAGGCACCGAGGGGGAACGGGCATCTGCCCGCTGA